TCGTGGAAGGAAGAGAGAGTCGTACGAGTATAATGGAATCCATCCTGGAGAGTTGGGTGTTAATGACGTAGTTGTTGCTTGGAGTTGGGGCCTCGAGGATATACTAACCATTGGAAGTACTGCGACATCGAGAATGCCGTTTTTCTTCAGCTCCCTGATCAAGGCATCAGAGATGGTGGTTTTTCCCGATCCTGGTACGCCAGCCAACGCAATCAAGATTCGTTGTGTTGGACCTGAGAGCTTCTGCCGGGTCAGAAGACGCTCGACGCGATCATTGAGCTTGTTTGTTGTCTTGACCAAATCGCCATCCATATTGAGATAATTGCTTAGTAGAGCTTGTTCGGAGAAAAATACAGGTTGTTCTGGGACTCTTTAACTTGATTTCTTCGGAGGAGACCGGTCCTTCTTGAATCATCAGACGGCAGCTACAATTCCTCACGGGATACAGTAGTCCGGACACTTAGCTCCTTAATTTCTGATTGGTTCGGACTGGAGTTGGCCGGACCCAGCGAGATGGGGTCCTACGTAGTGTCGATCTCCAGTATTCTGTGGGGTTCAGTCCACACGGAGCAAAACTTGTCCACCTCGTGCTGATCCTATGCGAATATAAGAACCCCAGAAAACCTCCACAAATGTTTGTTTCCCCAGTTCCATCCCCAGATTCAATTTCGACCTAAACATCACTTTAATCATCGAGTTTCAATATGGCTGGTGAACGAACCACCAATGAGCAGCAGATCGACGCAGTACCCAAGAAGGGTGTCTGGCGACAGCTGCGCGAGAACCCTTATATTTTTGGACTCTCTATGGTAAGCAGCTTCTTGTCGTAGCTTTATCGGAACTGACACTCTGTATTAGTTTGCCAGTCTTGGTGGCTTCCTTTTTGGTTACGATCAAGGTGTTGTGTCGGGCGTATTGACCATGGAGTCGTTCGCCGCTGACTTTCCACGAATCTACCTTGACAGCAGTTTCAAGGGTTGGTTCGTCTCAACACTGCTTCTGTGCGCGTGGTTTGGATCTCTTATCAACGGCCCCATTGCCGACTACATTGGTAGAAAGGGCTCTATTCTCCTGGCTGTTGTCGTCTTTACCATCGGCTCTGCTTTCCAGGCTGGCGCCGACTCGATCCCTATGCTTTTCGCTGGTGAGTAGCAGCAGACTTTTCCCCTCTGTCACTCCTCCTAACACGAGACTCAGGACGTGCTGTGGCTGGCCTTGCAGTTGGCATGTTGACCATGATTGTGCCCATGTATATGTCCGAGGTGTCAAGCCCCGGCATCCGGGGTACTCTTGTTGTTCTGCAGCAACTTAGCATCACACTCGGCATCCTCGTGAGCTACTGGCTAGAGTACGGAACCCAGTATATCGGTGGCCATCGATGCGCACCCGATATCCCGTACTCAGGTGGTACTTCCGACAAACGCACTTTCGATCCTCGATACGATGTCGGCCCCAACGGATGCACGGGACAGTCCGAGGCTGCTTGGCGAGTTCCCTTTGCCCTCCAGATTTTCCCTGCGCTTGTTCTGGGCATTGGAATGATCTTTTTTCCCGAGTCCCCGCGCTTTTACCTCATGCGCCACAAGGAAGACCAGGCCCTTGCTGCCCTGGCTCAACTCCGTCAGGTTCATGTTGACTCAGAATCCATCAGAGCTGAGTATCTAGCCATCAAGACCGAGGTGCTGTTTGACGAGTCCGTGTCAGCGGAGAAGTTTCCCGGGAAGAAGGGCCTTTCCCTCTTTGCTGCTCAGCATGTTGCTCTCGTATCTACATGGCCCGCCTTCAAGCGCCTCGCCATTGGCTGCTGCATCATGTTCTTCCAGCAGTTCATGGGCTGCAATGCCATCATCTACTACGCTCCAACCATGTTTGCGCAGCTGGGACTCTCCGGAAATACCTCTGGTCTTTTGGCGACCGGTGTATACGGCATCGTCAACACGCTTTCAACGCTACCCGCCCTGTTCTTAATTGATAAGCTGGGTCGTCGTCCGTTGCTCATGTGTGGTGCAGCTGGAACCTTCGTCTCTCTCGTTATTGTCGGTGGCATCATCGGAGGATATGGCTCAGCTCTTACCGACAATAAATCAGCGGGCTGGGTCGGTATCGTCTTTATCTACATCTACGACGTCAACTTCTCGTTTTCCTTCGCGCCTATCGGTTGGGTTCTGCCCTCTGAAATCTTCAACCTTGGCAACCGATCCAAGGCCATGGCTATCACCACTAGTGCTACTTGGATGTGCAACTTCATTATCGGCCTTGTGACGCCTGACATGCTGGCCACCATTGGCTGGGGTACCTACATTTTCTTTGCCGCATTTTGCCTTCTTGCCTTCCTCTTTACCTACTTCTTCGTGCCTGAGACTCGTGGAAAGAGTCTGGAGGATATGGATCTTGTGTTTGGCGATACTGCATCTCATGAGGAGAAGGCAAGGTTGATGGAGATTGCATCTTCTATGGGCCTCACAGAAGCCGTTCCTGGGCACAAGGTTGGTCTCGCTAAGGAAGACTATACTTCTGCAGAGCATTTTGCTTAAGTCGGTTATTACTGGACTTGCGCGGTTCTGCTATAGCTTCCCAAGGGATGAACTAGTATGCTAGGCTGACAGTATACAGCTTTACTTCAATATCTGATAAGAAGAAATGAAATAGCCATTCAGTATCCAAGCAAATAACTTTCTAAAACTTGATATCTATCGCCCTCCAAGAGTTACTGCCACAGTGAACGTCTCCTTGCAACTTGAAATGAGAGAACCAATCATCCTGATAAGTAACATTGAACCCAGCGTTGGCATATACCTCAGATACAGCATTCGCAAAGATGTCCTGCTTGTTGATTACAGGACCCCAAGGCTTGGGTGCAAGGACCTTTTGGTCGGGCAGAACCAGGCCATTGACGGTACCCGGCCAGAGAGCTAGAACTTGGGTAGCTGTATCAACCGCGCGTCGTTGCAATGAGTTCTTTGGAGTGCCTGCCTCCACGATCGATTTGGCCTTGTAACCAGGTCCCATAGCGCCTTTCAAAGTGATACCGGTCTTACTTGAGGTCTTT
This is a stretch of genomic DNA from Fusarium oxysporum f. sp. lycopersici 4287 supercont2.52 genomic scaffold, whole genome shotgun sequence. It encodes these proteins:
- a CDS encoding MFS transporter, SP family, sugar:H+ symporter — encoded protein: MAGERTTNEQQIDAVPKKGVWRQLRENPYIFGLSMFASLGGFLFGYDQGVVSGVLTMESFAADFPRIYLDSSFKGWFVSTLLLCAWFGSLINGPIADYIGRKGSILLAVVVFTIGSAFQAGADSIPMLFAGRAVAGLAVGMLTMIVPMYMSEVSSPGIRGTLVVLQQLSITLGILVSYWLEYGTQYIGGHRCAPDIPYSGGTSDKRTFDPRYDVGPNGCTGQSEAAWRVPFALQIFPALVLGIGMIFFPESPRFYLMRHKEDQALAALAQLRQVHVDSESIRAEYLAIKTEVLFDESVSAEKFPGKKGLSLFAAQHVALVSTWPAFKRLAIGCCIMFFQQFMGCNAIIYYAPTMFAQLGLSGNTSGLLATGVYGIVNTLSTLPALFLIDKLGRRPLLMCGAAGTFVSLVIVGGIIGGYGSALTDNKSAGWVGIVFIYIYDVNFSFSFAPIGWVLPSEIFNLGNRSKAMAITTSATWMCNFIIGLVTPDMLATIGWGTYIFFAAFCLLAFLFTYFFVPETRGKSLEDMDLVFGDTASHEEKARLMEIASSMGLTEAVPGHKVGLAKEDYTSAEHFA